The genomic region CTGTGTTAAAACCAACCTCTGCACgagtgaaaatatttcatgaaagcCATCATGGTTTgtattatctgttttgttttacaaaaacaacgAGAAGGGCCATTGAAATCAGTCTCTTCTAGCaagtaaaactgaaagaaaattttctttatttacaaaatgtctGTCTTCTCTTAAGAGatcaataaatcaatataaaaaaaaagatattctcCACATATTTTGCTTACCCTGAACCTtgagttaaaagtaaaatatgtacattttatttgCGGATATCGAGTACAGTCTAAGTGACATTTGATACAGTTAAGTCAGCGACACTAAAGATATTCGAACAAAGGCTGATTAAACCATGTAGTGCACGAAATTAGCTTCGGAGTTGTTTTCCTTCTTTGACGTAAAAAAATGAACGATATAAAGAGACGTACAAAGCTAAAAtacggggtttgattccccgcgatagacacagcagataacttaAGTTAATAACTAACTAATTAGAATTAAAGACCAATACATCGTGTTAACAAAGGCgcatattgaaataaaacatggaaCAAAAACGCAACCTATGATCAATTTGAGGTTGACACACAACACAACAATACATAACTAATTTATACGTTTAACTCTATTCTCTGGACAGCCCAGTGAATTAAACCACTATAAACAAGAATGATTACTAGTTTCAGTGATAAAGTAGTTTTATGTGCTACAtgtgatttttattaatttccaTTTAATGCGAACCGCAtggaaagttaaataaataaactgagtgGTTTTGATTGTTCAGGTGAAATGCACTGAATCTGCTGAAACTGCTCTATAGAATGTTAGAACGATCATTTTTCCACAAAGAAAcaattgaataaaaacaaaatccttgAACAGCTGCCCCCAATATCTCAGCGGCTTATAGCGCTGAaaaacagctcattgtgtagatttgtgcttaacaacaaacaaaccaaaaaacgtTGAACAACacgtaaaagaaataaatttatgaatTACAATGTATAATTgacaaataactgtttattttgtgtacTATATGTACTAATTTGGAACTAATAGACTCGAGATCAAATAGTTTTTACGAGCTTGATATTCGGTGCAGATATGAAACAGGTAATCAGAGCTTACTACGTTGTTATGCAATCGAGAAGTATCTTCTATATAGTAACATGTGTGTATTGGATACATGAGTCATTTTATTTGACTCTCGCGTTGATTTTTCTTTACGTTTACATTTAGTAGATTATTTAATGTacacaaaagaaaacacaaagttgtgtataatataaacactatgaaacATCGTATCTCGCTTCAAGCGGGAAAAAAACAGTTTAGTAAAGACACTCTTAAGGCTGACTATAAATATTGTGTGACGAAAAAGCACGTGTTTAGCACGCTTGCTCAGTTATTGCTTGGTTAAATATACACATCTGTGTAAACATAAgcacttgtatatttttattacattaaatatctaTCGGGACAGACCTTCAACGTGCAaaccaataaatataaatgttcagcAAGCACTGTTAGAATCAGAAGACCAAACAATAGTGTTAACACTTTCCTACTATATATAAATGGTTCTTCAAATAAATGTTCAGCAAGCACTGTTGGAATCAGAAGAccaaacaataatgttaatatttttctactatttataaatggttctttaaataaatgttcagCAAGCACTGTTGGAATCAGAAGGccaaacaataatgttaatactTTTCTACCATTTATATGTGGTTTTTCAAATAAATGCTCAACAAGCACTGTTGGAATCAGAAGAccaaacaataatgttaatactTTTCTACTATTTATAAATAGTTCTTGAAATAAATGTTCAGCAAACACTGTTGGAATCAGaagaacaaacaataatgttaacactCTCCTACTATTTATAAATGGTTCTTCAAATGAATGTTCAGCAAACACTGTTGGAATCAGAAGAccaaacaataatgttaataccTTTCTACCATTTATATGTGGTTCTTCAAATAAATGTTCAACAAGCACTATTGAAATCAGAAGAccaaacaataatgttaatactTTTCTACTATTTATAAATGGTTCTTCAGATAAATGTTTAGCAAGCACTGTTGGAATCAGAAGAccaaacaataatgttaatattctcctttttgttaatattttgattactcAGTTAATAAGTTCTCGCTCTAATCATTTTCAGTATAtgtagtaatataaaattaatttattctaaaccCTTCAAATATTCTACTAAAAGGCATCCACAGATGCATTTCCATCTTCGCTGTGGAAGAATTCCAAGTTGAGTTTGAATACTGGCATTTTGTGTTACACATGAGAAATCTCAACGAATAGTTCTAGAATTCGTTATAACAATCTATCGAATATTGAAATAACTTATGCCTTGGTTTTAGCAGGAGTATAGATATACGAAGTTGTTAAACTATGCAGCTTTGTATATAAAAGTTATActattaaataatttagttaattattcATTGGTTTGGAAAATGCCTGAAAAATTCAGTAAATTTCAGGTAtctttaataataacactatgtaacacaaattttgttcctggatagtgtttgctatttattaattgcttatgttgtaaaagtacagaaaatagccattattcccttcaagcttcgtttttgtgacctggataatgaaatttagaaattaacctattttctatgtaaaaagaagcaaatgtgcacattttcatttacataaggtctgaataaaacaacatatgaatcaatatttacatatatttatactagttatacaattttttttttttaagtgagtagtttttcgagatttgcgactataatgaaaatcactttcacatatcagcctcCAAATACAGTTTCCCATAATGTTCTCGTTATAGGCTCCctgatcacaaaagcaaagttttaacagaaaaataggtcttttccatttactttaggcataagcaattgggaaataacactttctacccaggaacaagaaaaagtaaaaattttgttacattgtgtaattatAAATTCTACTCGAGAAGTTTCGTTTGTAAATGCCATCGAGCAAACtctgtaaaacatatttaacaactATAAGATTATTTCGCCAAGTGTCCTTTTATGAggattattatttaaagtaatatatgtttttcaaataCTAAGCCTTGTCTGCTTACAAAACTTAACATGaatcacatttatttttaccttgAAAGGaataagaagttttaaaatgcAGTTAAGGCTTAGAGAATATTCTTTACGTATACAGAAAGGCCAATTAAAATCGTTCAAAAGCTGCTACGATGCTGGCAGACATACAGAATACCGTGATAACCATCATCACAAAGAACTTCGAATCAACAAATGGTTGTCAatggaaacaataaaacaaaatatatgataatttCTACATAAACAAGTTGCTACTGACAAGGAAGAATCCTGAACAGTAGCTCCGAAGAAGATATGTTGGTGAGTAATCGTATTTAAAGCATATATTTTTGTCTCATAAAACCAACTAAAGGCTGAATGTTCCTCAGTATCGACTCACCTGTCTTTCACTTCTGCTGCTCTGTCCCTCTGTCGGCGATTTTTGAACCAGTTACTGACTTGCGTGGTCGTTAAGTTGGTAGCCTCGGCAAGCTCCCGTTTCTCCCGTGGGGAGGGGTAGGGATTATGCACATACCATTCTCGTAGCACATTTCGAGACTTTTCCTTAAAGCAGTAGCTGGTTTCTTCTCCGTCCCAAATAGTCCGCGGCAGGGGGAATTTCCTACGTATGCGGTATTTCCCCACTGCTCCCAACGGCCGTCCGCGAATTCGCTCTGCTTCTATGTAATGTGCCTTGAGCCAAAGAGTTTGTAGCTTAGGATGAGCGGCGAGTGAGAAATTGTAGCTTTCCAAGATGCGATATAGCTCCTTGAAGTTACCCCGGTGAAACGCCACGAGGGCTCTCGCCTTGAGAACGCTTTCGTTTTTGTGAAGATGTTCGCAAGCAGGCAATGACCAAAGAAAACGTGCTAAGCGGTCAATGTTTCCGGACTGCTGCAGGACCTCACAAACGCATGCTACTTGTTCCTGGGTGAAGCCAAAAGACGGCATTACGGAAGAAGGGGATGCCGGGTTTGTATTAGCGCAGCTCGCCGAGGGTAGAATGTTGCTGCCGTTAATGGAGAGAGCGGGAGGCTGCGGTGGGGTTATCCCGTCGTTCATAGGTCCTAGAATCATCGATTAACACGAAGTCACTGCTACGAGACTACACTTACGTGATGTGGTTTTCTTGGAAGTTTTGGAACATTGACAGatatttagataataaatataGCTTTTTCCTAAGCTGGAATTGTTATTATCCTCGGGAGAGCTCTCAGAATTCTTAGCTCTAATTATTTCACCTTTAAACTATCTAACTTATTTCGGATTGTGCACCGTACACGTAGATCTCACAGAAACACAAGGTGGGTTATGTTAATTCATTACGGTTCAAAGTACGCCGATCTGACTTCCTTGATTCTAATAGCAAACTTTGAAATCGCTCCGCCTCCGATGTAAGCTTAACCAATCATAATCAACCTAAAATCAATTATGTCAGTCACTTTCAAATTTACTCCACCTTAATGATGACTTCAGACACTTTAACACGCCTCCTAGCTCATCCAATAAAGCAATCACAAACACCCCTGAATTAAACGAAAGACAATTATACTTGTGGTCGCTCTGTGTATTCGgtagacttttttttttgtaaatggcaaataatttcatgtttcatcgagaaacatttctgaaactctgagaatatattaaataaaaaggaaagaaattcTATAACTCTCATAAATAGgttttatgtatcaaatttactACGTGAAGATATAATTATAGCTTTACTATAAACAGCaccatttaaaatacaaacagagAGATAGACTTTAGTTATATAAGGAGGGTATTACGTAATTTTACTGTCGTAAAATAATCATGTTCTTCAAAGCAAAACATTTCCTAGCACAGTTAAAGTCTTTATTCGAAAAACATTACAGTGAATAAAGTAATTGAGTAAGTTTTTGAGGGAGGAAGGGATCAATATATAGCAAAAACTTGCAAGGCTACAGATTTCATGATGTAATTTTCGTGttcaacaaatttatatattattatacgaAACATACGTCACAGGCTCAtatttgttttaggatttgaatattaacataataatatgttaagtATGCATGGACGTCAGAAAATCTTATTTACGTAAAACATTTATGAAGCGCTGAACAATAATTATTCGTACTTGGTGCAGTCGTGGACCCTATATAGATTAAAGGTGTTGATACTTGTTCAAAGGTAAAACATCCTCTGAAAATGTGGTGgtgaaagttttgtttatttaaattcctTCACGCTGCACATTTTCATGCTCTAGCATGTTCGCTGAATATTGATAGATAAGATGCATGAAATAGTTGCTAATAGTGTTATATTGATACTTTTATTCTATTCGGAAACACAAGTTTACGTTATGTTTACCTATGAGACAGAAGTGAAAACACGAGTGAGACTTATCGAGatatactgttctatatatttaatgtaactttcattaacagtattgattagaagatttaatatttatatgtatttaaatattttagttgtatatCAATTGTCATTTGATCATTTTGTATCATTAGCTTATCCTCCTGAGTGGTCAAAAAATCGTGAGATATTACTGAGATTACAgccaaaaaaaaatctttaacagCTAGGATACGCAAAAGATAAACTAATCAAGGCTTCTAATCAATATAAAATTTCGTTTTATGATTTTCTGCATGCCTAACTAGGATGATATATTAaactaatttcattaattacTAGGCTAGTTTCTAGatctgatatttatatatatgggtACCTTTCTTTGAACAGAAGGTATTGATAATCCATATTAATTTActgaataacattgaaaataagTTTGCAAGAGTCCCATTTTCGTTTACAATGTTAACCAGGTCAGTAGCATTTAAACGCTGATAGATTTACGTTTTCACACAAGTCAGTCGGATCCTGCTTGCCTGAAGAAAATCCTTGCCTAAGAATAGTGctgttaaaaaatgttattacaacgGTGCACAAACAGACTGGCAAAGAAACTGCCAATATTTTTGGTTACCGAGagcaaataataaagaaatccagaaaaaaaaaagagtaattaaaTTATTCAGACTCAGCTCATGTAAGTCAAAAGAAAGGGTGACATTCGAAGTGCAAATATAGTAGCACAGAAATCCATAACCCCTGGAAACGGAGTGAATAATTAGAAGTAcaagtatgatatatatataatgtgtttcaGTCCTACAGCTCCAGGGAAGAACTGAGAAATCCCAAAGAGTGCCAACTTGCAAGAATGTAGAAACACATGTGTTGTGTAGAGGAAGagcttgaaaatgacgaatagtGAAAGGGATTTTCTCGAATGTAGAGAACAAGATAGATATTACCAGATTTATGATGGAAACCTATAAAGACAGACAGAAAGTGACTGGTATTTTAGCTAAACAGTTGATATCTCACTTCACAACACCTGGAGAAATGCACAAAAACGAAATAGTAAATGTATCAACATAGAAATAAATTTGAAGTCCTTACTTTTTGAATTACCAAGTGGGTTTTTAtgtttttagccgcggcataacggctcatagaaAGACtctgaggtttgtttgtttttttcaagtacaaaattttagCTCATAGTTCCGTCGTCTCATGATCGAATTGATATCTAACTACAGTTTTAGACTCATGACGccaaaccctttcgactgatgtatttgactATGCCCAAAGTCCGATAGATTAATTTGCTCCATTCTTCCCTAAAAGGATTTTAATTTGAGGTTAGGCTGGTAAAaatcctgatgaataataaaatggaGTCGGGTATATGA from Tachypleus tridentatus isolate NWPU-2018 chromosome 1, ASM421037v1, whole genome shotgun sequence harbors:
- the LOC143251672 gene encoding homeobox protein six1a-like isoform X2, which produces MILGPMNDGITPPQPPALSINGSNILPSASCANTNPASPSSVMPSFGFTQEQVACVCEVLQQSGNIDRLARFLWSLPACEHLHKNESVLKARALVAFHRGNFKELYRILESYNFSLAAHPKLQTLWLKAHYIEAERIRGRPLGAVGKYRIRRKFPLPRTIWDGEETSYCFKEKSRNVLREWYVHNPYPSPREKRELAEATNLTTTQVSNWFKNRRQRDRAAEVKDSSDQSKTGGMDTGQDTESEVTERNGQKSTIDHFLQTSDSDQANSPDEMSFSSDIKPVTSLGSVPEFLPSPTITSLAPTMSSTHPLPSPNETIFASNFRVDNVPDIQPSLTGSFLGPHLSDLGLGLTTAYYSF
- the LOC143251672 gene encoding homeobox protein six1a-like isoform X1, whose amino-acid sequence is MILGPMNDGITPPQPPALSINGSNILPSASCANTNPASPSSVMPSFGFTQEQVACVCEVLQQSGNIDRLARFLWSLPACEHLHKNESVLKARALVAFHRGNFKELYRILESYNFSLAAHPKLQTLWLKAHYIEAERIRGRPLGAVGKYRIRRKFPLPRTIWDGEETSYCFKEKSRNVLREWYVHNPYPSPREKRELAEATNLTTTQVSNWFKNRRQRDRAAEVKDRNSSDQSKTGGMDTGQDTESEVTERNGQKSTIDHFLQTSDSDQANSPDEMSFSSDIKPVTSLGSVPEFLPSPTITSLAPTMSSTHPLPSPNETIFASNFRVDNVPDIQPSLTGSFLGPHLSDLGLGLTTAYYSF